One genomic segment of Eikenella corrodens includes these proteins:
- a CDS encoding LOG family protein: MQHRNMPWAVFSQGLGLPERINMNAMNNIVVYCGSNLGEDPSYSQAARELGRAIAERGSRLVYGGGGIGLMGEVASAALAAGGKVTGIIPTFLRHEEMAHGRLTELIITDNMADRRTKMIEQADAFIALPGGLGTYEELFEVLSAAQLKLHSKPIGLLNINGFFNPITTLLQHTASQGFMPAANTGLVCTDSSIPALLNKMAAYRFQDAPKWKRPAWQEQAEAT; encoded by the coding sequence ATGCAACACAGAAATATGCCGTGGGCAGTATTTAGCCAAGGCCTCGGGCTACCTGAAAGAATAAATATGAACGCTATGAACAATATTGTCGTCTATTGCGGCTCCAACCTCGGCGAAGACCCGAGCTACAGCCAAGCTGCCCGCGAGCTGGGGCGTGCCATTGCCGAACGCGGCAGCCGGCTGGTGTACGGCGGTGGCGGCATCGGCCTGATGGGTGAAGTGGCTTCTGCCGCCCTGGCTGCCGGCGGCAAAGTAACCGGCATCATCCCCACCTTCCTGCGCCACGAAGAAATGGCGCACGGCCGCCTCACCGAGCTCATCATCACCGATAATATGGCCGATCGGCGTACCAAAATGATTGAACAGGCCGACGCCTTCATCGCCTTGCCCGGCGGGTTGGGTACCTACGAAGAGCTGTTTGAAGTGCTCTCGGCCGCCCAGCTCAAACTGCACAGCAAACCCATCGGCTTGCTCAACATCAACGGCTTTTTCAATCCTATCACCACCCTGTTGCAACACACCGCCAGCCAAGGTTTCATGCCAGCCGCCAATACCGGCTTAGTGTGTACAGACAGCAGCATCCCCGCCCTGCTGAACAAAATGGCCGCCTATCGTTTCCAAGACGCCCCTAAATGGAAACGTCCCGCCTGGCAAGAGCAGGCAGAGGCTACCTGA
- the lipA gene encoding lipoyl synthase: protein MTTENKQDNSRGVKHKGAAKVARIPIKVVPLEQKLKKPEWIRAQLPTGKKFFEIKNILRDQKMHTVCEEASCPNIGECFSRGTATFMIMGDICTRRCPFCDVGHGRPNALDPEEPQHLASSVAAMNLRYVVITSVDRDDLRDGGAQHFADCITAIRERSPNTKIEILVPDFRGRMDIALEILAKTPPDVMNHNLETHPRLYKQARPGANYQHSLELLRRYKEMMPHIPTKSGIMVGLGETDDEVREIMRDMRANNIEMITVGQYLQPSNSHLPVLRYVTPEMFKQFEHEAYAMGFTNAAIGAMVRSSYHADAQAAEAMASAGGGCHHGH, encoded by the coding sequence ATGACCACAGAAAACAAACAAGACAACAGCCGGGGCGTCAAACACAAAGGCGCGGCCAAAGTTGCCCGTATCCCGATTAAGGTTGTGCCGCTGGAGCAGAAGCTGAAAAAGCCCGAATGGATTCGCGCCCAGCTGCCCACCGGCAAAAAGTTTTTTGAAATTAAGAACATCCTGCGCGATCAGAAAATGCACACCGTGTGTGAAGAGGCCAGCTGCCCCAATATCGGCGAATGCTTCAGCCGCGGCACCGCCACCTTCATGATTATGGGCGACATCTGCACCCGCCGCTGCCCCTTCTGCGACGTCGGCCACGGCCGCCCCAACGCGCTCGATCCCGAAGAGCCGCAACATCTCGCCTCCAGCGTGGCCGCCATGAATTTGCGCTATGTTGTTATCACCTCGGTAGACCGCGACGATTTGCGCGACGGCGGCGCCCAGCACTTTGCCGATTGCATCACCGCCATCCGCGAGCGCAGCCCCAACACTAAAATCGAAATCCTCGTGCCCGATTTCCGCGGCCGTATGGACATCGCCCTCGAAATCCTGGCCAAAACCCCGCCCGATGTGATGAACCACAATCTGGAAACCCACCCGCGCCTCTACAAACAAGCCCGCCCCGGCGCCAACTACCAGCATTCGCTCGAACTGCTGCGCCGCTACAAAGAAATGATGCCGCATATCCCCACCAAATCTGGCATCATGGTTGGCTTGGGCGAAACCGACGACGAAGTGCGCGAAATCATGCGCGATATGCGTGCCAACAACATCGAAATGATTACCGTGGGCCAATACCTGCAGCCCAGCAACAGCCACCTGCCCGTATTGCGCTACGTTACCCCCGAAATGTTCAAACAGTTCGAGCACGAAGCCTATGCCATGGGCTTCACCAACGCCGCCATCGGCGCCATGGTGCGCTCCAGCTACCACGCCGATGCCCAGGCTGCCGAAGCCATGGCCTCAGCCGGCGGCGGCTGCCACCACGGGCATTAA
- the lipB gene encoding lipoyl(octanoyl) transferase LipB codes for MKVIQLGLAEYSPIFHAMEAFTDARNDSTEDELWVVEHPPVFTQGMAGKAEHLLSRSNIPVVQIDRGGQITYHGPGQLVVYTLIDFKRRKISVRELVSRLENSIIATLAEYGIAAAADPKRPGVYVEGKKIASLGLRIKRGAVYHGLALNVNMDLSPFRQINPCGYAGLEMTQIADLVQPTPSVADVATKLTAHLQQQLGLPEKQAD; via the coding sequence ATGAAAGTCATCCAGCTTGGCCTAGCCGAATACAGCCCGATTTTCCACGCCATGGAAGCCTTCACCGACGCCCGAAACGATAGCACGGAAGACGAGCTTTGGGTGGTGGAACATCCGCCCGTGTTCACTCAAGGCATGGCCGGCAAAGCCGAGCACCTGTTGTCCCGCAGCAATATCCCCGTGGTGCAAATCGACCGCGGCGGCCAAATTACCTACCACGGCCCCGGTCAGCTGGTGGTATATACCCTAATCGACTTCAAACGCCGCAAAATCAGCGTGCGCGAATTGGTGAGCCGCTTGGAAAACAGCATCATCGCCACCTTGGCCGAATACGGCATCGCCGCCGCAGCCGACCCGAAGCGCCCCGGCGTGTATGTGGAAGGCAAAAAAATCGCCTCGCTCGGCCTCCGCATCAAACGCGGCGCGGTGTATCACGGCTTGGCATTAAACGTAAACATGGATTTGAGCCCCTTCCGCCAAATCAACCCCTGCGGCTACGCCGGGCTGGAAATGACCCAAATTGCCGACTTGGTGCAGCCCACCCCATCCGTAGCCGACGTGGCCACCAAGCTGACTGCCCATTTGCAGCAGCAGTTGGGGCTACCTGAAAAACAGGCCGATTAG
- a CDS encoding HP0495 family protein, which produces MMSETNQETLLEFPCRFSIKIMGAKHPQFAAKVLETVQQHAPDTAEHDLQHRESSQGNYQGVTVTINAENKEQLDDIYRALTSHPMVKVVL; this is translated from the coding sequence ATCATGAGCGAAACCAACCAAGAAACCCTGCTGGAATTCCCCTGCCGCTTCTCCATCAAAATCATGGGCGCCAAGCACCCCCAATTTGCCGCCAAAGTGCTCGAAACCGTGCAGCAGCACGCGCCGGATACCGCCGAGCACGATTTGCAGCACCGCGAAAGCAGCCAGGGCAACTACCAAGGCGTAACCGTTACCATCAACGCCGAAAACAAAGAGCAGCTCGATGATATCTACCGCGCGCTCACCTCGCACCCGATGGTGAAAGTGGTGCTGTGA
- the msrAB gene encoding bifunctional peptide-methionine (S)-S-oxide reductase MsrA/peptide-methionine (R)-S-oxide reductase MsrB: protein MLRKILLLLAAVIPAVLILGLFAPKFIAQAKPGAHTMPNNPAFAQRLVSLHTPDGRSVQTLLKPGRPTLVKFWASWCPLCLSELQTTAEWQQSAEFSGGNARANLIAVASPGFLGEKPEAEFKEWFGKLDYPGFQVALDDGSLAKAAGIGVYPSWVLLSADGEILRVHKGSLQHEQALALLDNPNADLAAVPVQQHYTAADGSSRTAHTKTIYLAGGCFWGVEAYMQRLPGVVDAVSGYANGQTAHPSYEDVIHGSGHAETVKVEYDPERISLTDLLRYYFRVIDPTSLNQQGNDRGRQYRTGIYYTDPAEAQTVRAALAAEQRKYSRPIVVEALPLQHFYPAEAYHQDYLAKNPNGYCHIDIGLADKPLEPAEGGSAPAKGFNPATYRKPDDATLRRTLTDEQYRVTQKGDTERAFSHQYDNLFEPGLYVDIVSGQPLFSSRDKFNSHCGWPSFTRPISPDAVTEHDDYSYHMHRTEVRSSAAHSHLGHVFPDGPQDRGGLRYCINGASLRFIPENQMQQQGYGGYLKDLH, encoded by the coding sequence ATGCTGCGTAAAATATTGTTGCTCTTAGCCGCCGTCATTCCCGCCGTTCTTATTCTCGGCTTGTTTGCCCCTAAGTTCATCGCTCAAGCCAAACCCGGAGCCCATACCATGCCCAATAATCCCGCCTTTGCCCAACGCCTCGTTTCCCTGCACACCCCTGATGGCCGGTCGGTGCAAACCCTGCTCAAGCCCGGCCGACCCACGCTGGTTAAATTCTGGGCCAGCTGGTGCCCCTTGTGCCTAAGCGAGCTGCAAACTACTGCCGAGTGGCAGCAGTCTGCCGAATTTTCCGGCGGAAACGCCCGTGCCAACCTGATTGCCGTGGCCTCGCCCGGATTTCTCGGCGAAAAGCCGGAAGCCGAATTTAAAGAATGGTTTGGCAAGCTCGATTATCCCGGTTTTCAGGTAGCCCTCGATGACGGCAGCCTGGCCAAAGCCGCCGGTATTGGCGTGTATCCCAGCTGGGTGTTGCTTTCTGCCGACGGAGAAATCTTGCGCGTGCACAAGGGCAGCCTGCAGCACGAACAAGCCCTTGCCCTGCTCGACAACCCCAATGCCGATCTCGCCGCCGTGCCCGTGCAGCAACACTACACCGCCGCCGACGGCAGCAGCCGCACCGCGCACACCAAAACCATCTATCTGGCCGGCGGCTGCTTCTGGGGTGTGGAAGCCTATATGCAGCGCCTGCCCGGCGTGGTGGATGCCGTATCCGGCTATGCCAACGGCCAAACCGCCCATCCCAGCTATGAAGACGTGATTCACGGCAGCGGCCATGCCGAAACCGTGAAGGTGGAGTACGACCCCGAGCGCATCAGCCTAACCGACCTGCTGCGCTACTACTTCCGTGTAATCGACCCCACCTCACTTAATCAGCAAGGCAACGACCGCGGCCGCCAATACCGCACCGGCATCTACTACACCGACCCGGCCGAAGCCCAAACCGTGCGCGCCGCCCTGGCGGCCGAACAGCGCAAATATAGCCGCCCCATTGTGGTGGAAGCCCTGCCGCTACAACACTTCTATCCCGCCGAGGCCTACCATCAAGACTACCTCGCCAAAAACCCCAACGGCTATTGCCACATCGACATCGGCCTGGCCGATAAGCCGCTCGAGCCGGCCGAGGGCGGCAGTGCTCCCGCCAAAGGCTTCAATCCCGCCACCTATCGCAAGCCCGACGACGCCACCCTGCGCCGCACCCTCACCGACGAGCAATACCGCGTTACCCAAAAAGGCGACACCGAACGCGCCTTCAGCCACCAATACGACAACCTGTTCGAGCCCGGCCTGTATGTCGATATCGTCAGCGGGCAGCCCCTGTTCAGCAGCCGCGACAAATTCAACTCCCATTGCGGCTGGCCCAGCTTCACCCGCCCCATCAGCCCCGATGCCGTGACCGAACACGACGACTACAGCTACCATATGCACCGCACCGAAGTGCGCAGCAGCGCCGCCCACTCCCACCTCGGCCACGTTTTCCCCGACGGCCCCCAAGATCGCGGCGGTCTGCGCTACTGCATCAACGGTGCCAGCCTGCGCTTCATCCCCGAAAACCAAATGCAGCAGCAAGGCTACGGCGGCTATCTGAAAGATTTGCATTAA
- a CDS encoding basic amino acid ABC transporter substrate-binding protein has product MNMKKWLATALACSAIALSGCGNSGGTQQASQPADANASGASAPSSEKVLRVATNAEFAPFESKNPDGSLSGFDIDLINALAKEAGYRVEFKDQSWDSLFNSLRNGDADVVVAAVTITPERQQSMLFTDPYFEITQVVAVPEGKQVASVEDLKNLNRVGVVTGNTGDLAASKLLGATNPKVTRFESLPLLLKELQNGGVDAAVSDSSVVMEFIKHNGDKGFTMIKVPDFEAEHYGIALRQDDTELRDTLNKALAAIKASGEYDRIHQQYFGTAAAK; this is encoded by the coding sequence ATGAACATGAAAAAATGGCTGGCCACCGCCCTGGCCTGCTCCGCCATCGCCCTCAGCGGCTGTGGCAATTCCGGCGGCACCCAGCAAGCTTCACAGCCTGCCGATGCCAATGCTTCCGGCGCTTCCGCCCCCAGCAGCGAAAAAGTATTGCGCGTGGCCACCAATGCCGAATTCGCCCCCTTCGAATCTAAAAACCCCGATGGCAGCCTCAGCGGCTTCGACATCGACCTCATCAACGCCTTAGCCAAAGAAGCCGGCTACCGCGTGGAATTTAAAGATCAATCTTGGGACAGCCTCTTCAATAGCCTGCGCAACGGCGATGCCGACGTAGTGGTAGCTGCCGTAACCATCACCCCCGAACGCCAACAAAGCATGCTCTTCACCGACCCCTACTTTGAAATCACCCAAGTAGTGGCCGTGCCCGAAGGCAAACAAGTGGCTTCTGTGGAAGATTTAAAAAACCTCAACCGCGTAGGCGTGGTAACCGGCAATACCGGCGATTTGGCTGCTTCCAAACTCTTGGGCGCCACCAATCCTAAAGTAACCCGCTTCGAAAGCCTGCCCCTCTTGCTGAAAGAATTGCAAAACGGCGGCGTGGACGCAGCCGTGAGCGACAGCTCCGTGGTGATGGAATTCATCAAACACAACGGCGACAAAGGCTTCACCATGATTAAAGTGCCCGATTTCGAAGCCGAACACTACGGTATCGCCCTGCGCCAAGACGACACTGAACTGCGCGACACCCTCAATAAAGCCCTGGCCGCCATCAAAGCCAGCGGTGAATACGACCGCATCCACCAGCAATACTTCGGTACCGCCGCTGCCAAATAA
- a CDS encoding lytic transglycosylase domain-containing protein has product MPYPSAPEQPERRRLLASFAAVSAVACLPQAARAGAQREETLSDDVTSVMRHSVNNVNPPRLVFENPYNAPRWLNDMSLRLARFVPDPLERRRLLINIQYETTRAGLDTQLILGLITVESAFRQYAISSVGARGLMQVMPFWQRYIGKPEHNLFDIRTNLRYGCTILRHYSNLENGNMERALARYNGSLGSRRYPDAVIGAWQNRWQWS; this is encoded by the coding sequence ATGCCGTATCCGTCTGCCCCCGAACAGCCCGAGCGGCGGCGCCTGCTCGCTTCGTTTGCTGCTGTTTCCGCCGTTGCCTGCCTGCCTCAAGCCGCCCGTGCCGGGGCGCAGCGCGAGGAGACGCTGTCGGACGATGTCACTTCGGTGATGCGCCATTCGGTGAATAATGTGAACCCGCCGCGCCTGGTGTTTGAAAACCCGTATAACGCGCCGCGCTGGCTCAATGATATGTCGCTGCGGCTGGCACGTTTTGTGCCCGACCCGCTGGAGCGCCGCCGCCTGCTTATCAATATTCAATACGAAACCACCCGTGCCGGGCTGGATACGCAGCTGATTTTGGGGCTGATTACGGTGGAGAGTGCGTTTCGGCAGTATGCCATCAGCAGCGTAGGTGCGCGCGGGCTGATGCAGGTGATGCCGTTTTGGCAGCGCTACATCGGCAAACCGGAGCACAACCTGTTCGACATCCGCACCAACCTGCGCTACGGCTGCACCATCCTGCGCCACTACAGCAATCTGGAAAACGGCAATATGGAACGTGCATTGGCGCGTTACAACGGCAGCCTCGGTAGCCGGCGCTATCCCGACGCGGTAATCGGCGCGTGGCAGAACCGCTGGCAGTGGTCATAG
- a CDS encoding IS5 family transposase, with translation MSTFFQQTAQAMIAKHIDRFPLLKLDQVIDWQPIEQYLNRQRTRYLRDHRGRPAYSLLSMFKAVLLGQWHSLSDPELEHSLITRIDFNLFCRFDELSIPDYSTLCRYRNWLAQDDTLSELLELINRQLTEKNLKVEKASAAVIDATIIQTAGSKQRQAIEVDEEGQVSGQTTPSKDKDARWTKKNGLYKLGYKQHTRTDEEGYIEKLHITPANTHECNHLLPLLEGIAKDTTVYADKGYDSAENRQHLEERRLQDGIMRKAHRNRPLTEAQTKRNRYLSKTRYVVEQSFGTLHRKFRYARAAYFGLIKVSAQSHLKAMCLNLLKAANRLSVPVAA, from the coding sequence ATGAGCACCTTCTTCCAGCAAACCGCACAAGCCATGATTGCCAAACACATCGACCGCTTCCCACTATTGAAGTTGGATCAAGTGATTGATTGGCAACCGATCGAACAGTACCTGAATCGTCAAAGAACCCGTTACCTTCGAGACCACCGCGGCCGTCCCGCCTATTCCCTGTTATCCATGTTCAAAGCCGTCCTGCTCGGACAATGGCACAGCCTCTCCGATCCCGAACTCGAACACAGTCTCATCACCCGCATCGATTTCAACCTATTTTGCCGTTTTGACGAGTTGAGCATCCCCGATTACAGCACCTTATGCCGCTACCGCAACTGGCTGGCGCAAGACGACACCCTGTCCGAATTGCTGGAACTGATTAACCGCCAACTGACCGAAAAAAACCTAAAAGTAGAGAAAGCATCCGCCGCCGTCATTGACGCCACCATTATTCAGACCGCCGGCAGCAAACAGCGTCAGGCCATAGAAGTCGATGAAGAAGGACAAGTCAGCGGCCAAACCACACCGAGTAAAGATAAAGATGCCCGTTGGACAAAGAAAAACGGCCTCTACAAACTCGGTTACAAACAACATACCCGTACCGATGAGGAAGGCTATATCGAGAAACTGCACATTACCCCCGCCAATACCCATGAGTGCAACCACCTGTTGCCTTTGCTGGAAGGAATAGCCAAAGACACAACCGTCTATGCCGATAAAGGCTACGACAGTGCGGAAAACCGGCAACATCTGGAAGAGCGTCGACTGCAGGATGGCATTATGCGCAAAGCCCACCGCAACCGCCCGCTGACGGAAGCGCAAACCAAACGCAACCGATATTTGTCGAAGACCCGTTATGTGGTCGAACAAAGCTTCGGTACGTTGCACCGTAAATTCCGCTACGCGCGGGCAGCCTATTTCGGACTGATTAAAGTGAGTGCGCAAAGCCATCTGAAGGCGATGTGTTTGAACCTGTTGAAAGCGGCTAACAGGCTAAGTGTGCCTGTTGCCGCCTAA